The following coding sequences are from one Nitrospira sp. window:
- a CDS encoding IS630 family transposase — protein sequence MRTGRPTAPLTLTTTERETLQQWTRRPKPAQALAQRARIILTCAEGQ from the coding sequence CTGCGAACGGGACGACCGACAGCTCCGCTGACCTTGACGACAACTGAACGAGAGACCTTGCAGCAGTGGACGCGCCGCCCGAAACCCGCTCAGGCGTTGGCGCAACGGGCCCGGATTATTCTGACCTGTGCCGAGGGGCAGA